A genomic stretch from Tenrec ecaudatus isolate mTenEca1 chromosome X, mTenEca1.hap1, whole genome shotgun sequence includes:
- the PDHA1 gene encoding pyruvate dehydrogenase E1 component subunit alpha, somatic form, mitochondrial, with amino-acid sequence MGGPVGPTGGVARPRSRLRLARGRARCVTSPPSRCDLGCRGRSGRLKETRGHRGCSPLGAPFCRCPRSMRKMLAAVSRVLLGAAQKPASRVLVASRNFANDATFEIKKCDLHRLEEGPPETTVLTREDGLRYYRMMQTVRRMELKADQLYKQKIIRGFCHLCDGQEACCVGLEAGINPTDHLITAYRAHGFTFTRGLTVREILAELTGRRGGCAKGKGGSMHMYAKNFYGGNGIVGAQVPLGAGIALACKYNGKDEVCLTLYGDGAANQGQIFEAYNMAALWKLPCIFICENNRYGMGTSVERAAASTDYYKRGDFIPGLRVDGMDVLCVREATKFAAAHCRAGKGPILMELQTYRYHGHSMSDPGVSYRTREEIQEVRSKSDPIMLLKDRMVNNDLASVEELKEIDVEVRKEIEDAAQFATADPEPPLEEIGHHIYCSDPPFEVRGANQWIKFKSIS; translated from the exons ATGGGGGGGCCCGTGGGCCCGACCGGGGGCGTGGCCCGCCCGAGAAGCCGTCTCCGGTTGGCCCGCGGCCGGGCGCGGTGCGTGACGTCGCCTCCGTCGCGCTGCGATTTAGGTTGTCGGGGCCGCTCCGGGAGGTTGAAGGAGACTCGGGGACACCGGGGCTGCAGTCCTCTTGGGGCCCCGTTCTGCCGCTGCCCGCGCTCCATGAGGAAGATGCTCGCCGCCGTCTCCCGGGTGCTGTTGGGCGCCGCCCAGAAACCG GCTAGCAGAGTGCTGGTGGCATCACGTAACTTTGCCAATGATGCTACATTTGAAATTAAG AAATGCGATCTTCACCGGCTGGAAGAGGGGCCGCCGGAGACCACCGTGCTCACCCGGGAGGACGGGCTCCGCTACTACAGGATGATGCAGACAGTGCGCCGCATGGAGCTGAAGGCCGACCAGCTCTACAAGCAGAAGATCATTCGGGGCTTCTGCCACCTGTGCGATGGGCAG GAAGCGTGCTGTGTGGGGCTCGAGGCTGGCATAAATCCCACGGACCATCTTATCACCGCCTACCGGGCTCATGGCTTCACCTTTACCCGGGGGCTCACCGTCCGAGAGATCCTGGCAGAGCTAACAG GACGGAGAGGAGGTTGTGCAAAGGGCAAAGGCGGCTCGATGCACATGTATGCCAAGAACTTTTATGGGGGCAACGGCATCGTCGGCGCCCAG GTGCCCCTGGGAGCTGGAATCGCTCTGGCCTGCAAGTACAACGGCAAAGATGAGGTCTGCCTGACTCTCTACGGGGATGGTGCTGCTAACCAG GGTCAGATATTTGAAGCTTACAATATGGCGGCTTTGTGGAAATTACCCTGTATTTTCATCTGTGAAAATAACCGCTATGGAATGGGAACGTCTGTGGAGAGAGCCGCTGCCAGCACAGACTACTACAAGCGAGGCGACTTCATCCCGGGGCTCCGG GTAGACGGGATGGATGTCCTGTGCGTCCGAGAGGCTACAAAGTTTGCAGCTGCGCACTGCAGGGCTGGCAAG GGGCCCATACTGATGGAGCTGCAGACCTACCGCTACCATGGCCACAGCATGAGCGATCCTGGAGTCAG TTATCGTACCCGAGAAGAAAttcaggaagtcagaagcaaGAGTGACCCCATCATGCTTCTCAAGGACAGGATGGTGAACAACGACCTCGCCAGTGTGGAAGAGCTGAAG GAAATCGATGTGGAAGTGAGAAAGGAAATCGAGGATGCAGCCCAGTTTGCTACAGCAGATCCAGAGCCGCCACTGGAAGAAATAGGGCACCACATCTATTGCAGCGACCCACCTTTTGAAGTTCGTGGTGCAAATCAGTGGAtcaagttcaaatccatcagttaa